A DNA window from Branchiostoma lanceolatum isolate klBraLanc5 chromosome 17, klBraLanc5.hap2, whole genome shotgun sequence contains the following coding sequences:
- the LOC136423043 gene encoding calmodulin-like isoform X1 yields MLSVAKTRHTQPNPTQHETNGEGLAGSRGFLRVTKDMAGQLTEEQIAEFKEAFSLFDKDGDGTITTKELGTVMRSLGQNPNEAELQDMINEVDADGNGTIDFPEFLTMMARKMKDTDSEEEIREAFRVFDKDCNGFISAAELRHVMTNLGEKLSDEEVDEMIREADIDGDGQVNYEEFVKMMTSK; encoded by the exons ATGCTGTCTGTAGCTAAAACACGCCAcacccaacccaacccaacccaacaCGAAACAAATGGTGAAGGCTTAGCAGGATCAAGGGGGTTTCTCCGGGTTACTAAAG ACATGGCTGGCCAACTGACAGAGGAGCAGATTGCTGAGTTCAAGGAAGCCTTCTCCTTGTTCGACAAAGATGGGGATGGTACCATCACCACAAAGGAGCTGGGAACTGTCATGAGGTCGTTGGGTCAGAACCCAAACGAAGCTGAACTTCAG GATATGATAAACGAGGTCGACGCGGACGGAAACGGAACCATAGACTTCCCAGAATTCCTCACCATGATGGCCCGGAAGATGAAGGACACCGACTCGGAAGAAGAGATTCGTGAAGCATTTCGGGTATTCGACAAG GATTGCAACGGGTTCATCAGCGCTGCTGAGCTGCGTCACGTGATGACCAACCTGGGAGAGAAGCTGTCAGATGAAGAGGTGGATGAGATGATCCGAGAGGCTGACATCGACGGAGATGGTCAG GTCAACTACGAAGAGTTCGTGAAGATGATGACTTCAAAATAA
- the LOC136423043 gene encoding calmodulin-like isoform X2: MAGQLTEEQIAEFKEAFSLFDKDGDGTITTKELGTVMRSLGQNPNEAELQDMINEVDADGNGTIDFPEFLTMMARKMKDTDSEEEIREAFRVFDKDCNGFISAAELRHVMTNLGEKLSDEEVDEMIREADIDGDGQVNYEEFVKMMTSK, encoded by the exons ATGGCTGGCCAACTGACAGAGGAGCAGATTGCTGAGTTCAAGGAAGCCTTCTCCTTGTTCGACAAAGATGGGGATGGTACCATCACCACAAAGGAGCTGGGAACTGTCATGAGGTCGTTGGGTCAGAACCCAAACGAAGCTGAACTTCAG GATATGATAAACGAGGTCGACGCGGACGGAAACGGAACCATAGACTTCCCAGAATTCCTCACCATGATGGCCCGGAAGATGAAGGACACCGACTCGGAAGAAGAGATTCGTGAAGCATTTCGGGTATTCGACAAG GATTGCAACGGGTTCATCAGCGCTGCTGAGCTGCGTCACGTGATGACCAACCTGGGAGAGAAGCTGTCAGATGAAGAGGTGGATGAGATGATCCGAGAGGCTGACATCGACGGAGATGGTCAG GTCAACTACGAAGAGTTCGTGAAGATGATGACTTCAAAATAA
- the LOC136423054 gene encoding calmodulin-like, translated as MADQLSEEQIAEFKEAFSLFDKDGDGSITTTELGTVMKSLGQNPTEAELQDMISEVDADGNGTIDFSEFLTMMARKMKDTDTEEEIKEAFRVFDKDGNGFISAAELRHVMANLGEKLTDAEVDEMIREADTDGDGQVNFEEFVRMMMSK; from the exons atggctGACCAACTGTCAGAAGAACAGATCGCTGAGTTCAAGGAGGCCTTCTCTTTGTTCGACAAAGATGGAGACGGTAGCATCACAACTACTGAGCTGGGAACTGTCATGAAATCGTTGGGTCAGAATCCAACCGAAGCTGAGCTTCAG GACATGATAAGCGAGGTTGACGCGGACGGAAACGGAACCATAGATTTCTCAGAATTCCTCACCATGATGGCTCGGAAGATGAAAGATACCGACACGGAAGAAGAGATTAAAGAAGCGTTTCGGGTATTCGACAAG GATGGCAACGGGTTCATCAGCGCTGCGGAGCTGCGTCACGTGATGGCCAACCTGGGAGAGAAGCTGACAGATGCAGAGGTGGATGAGATGATCCGAGAGGCCGACACTGATGGAGATGGCCAG GTCAACTTCGAAGAGTTCGTGAGGATGATGATGTCCAAATAA
- the LOC136423040 gene encoding uncharacterized protein isoform X1, with amino-acid sequence MHPTKLIGLLNLCPFIQIEKDGGGALTAQEIIDYLDSQGCKLAENEKQEIRRWVNIVDRSGDGAVGTQEFIAFMKKMEVFRKYDKDRTGFITKDEIRQGVSDMGAGVEMEEMLMKCDTNGDGKINYEEFIILLLAMDPKLSGLPEEIDPHEQVKLFLQSDKDHSETVTAQEIIDFLDSAGLKQAEKEKQEIRRWVKIVDKNGDGAVCADEYLNLMGKIQYMKMHFDKDGSGFITRDELRQAMLQYEDSAEIEELVMACDTNGDGKVNYEEFLENFQN; translated from the exons ATGCATCCAACAAAGCTGATCGGTCTCCTAAACCTGTGCCCATTCATACAAATTGAGAAGGATGGCGGTGGTGCACTAACAGCTCAGGAGATCATCGACTACTTGGATTCTCAAGGCTGCAAGCTAGCTGAGAATGAGAAgcag GAGATCCGTCGCTGGGTGAATATTGTTGACAGGAGCGGAGATGGTGCCGTGGGTACCCAAGAATTTATCGCCTTCATGAAAAAGATGGAAGTTTTCCGGAAGTATGACAAG GATCGCACCGGCTTCATCACGAAGGATGAAATACGCCAGGGCGTGTCCGACATGGGCGCAGGGGTAGAGATGGAGGAGATGCTGATGAAATGTGACACTAACGGGGATGGAAAG ATCAACTACGAAGAGTTCATTATACTTCTTCTGGcaatggatcccaaactgtcaGGTCTACCGGAGGAAATAGACCCGCACGAACAGGTTAAACTATTCTTGCAAAGTGACAAGGATCACAGCGAAACAGTCACAGCTCAGGAGATCATCGACTTCTTGGATTCTGCCGGCTTGAAGCAAGCTGAGAAAGAGAAGCAG GAAATCCGTCGCTGGGTAAAGATTGTTGACAAGAACGGAGACGGAGCCGTGTGTGCCGATGAATACCTCAACCTGATGGGAAAGATTCAATATATGAAGATGCACTTTGACAAG GATGGTAGTGGCTTCATCACCCGGGATGAACTACGCCAGGCAATGCTGCAATACGAAGATTCGGCAGAAATAGAGGAGTTAGTGATGGCATGTGACACTAACGGAGATGGAAAG GTCAACTACGAGGAGTTCTTGGAGAACTTTCAGAATTAG
- the LOC136423040 gene encoding calmodulin-like protein 3 isoform X2, giving the protein MKKMEVFRKYDKDRTGFITKDEIRQGVSDMGAGVEMEEMLMKCDTNGDGKINYEEFIILLLAMDPKLSGLPEEIDPHEQVKLFLQSDKDHSETVTAQEIIDFLDSAGLKQAEKEKQEIRRWVKIVDKNGDGAVCADEYLNLMGKIQYMKMHFDKDGSGFITRDELRQAMLQYEDSAEIEELVMACDTNGDGKVNYEEFLENFQN; this is encoded by the exons ATGAAAAAGATGGAAGTTTTCCGGAAGTATGACAAG GATCGCACCGGCTTCATCACGAAGGATGAAATACGCCAGGGCGTGTCCGACATGGGCGCAGGGGTAGAGATGGAGGAGATGCTGATGAAATGTGACACTAACGGGGATGGAAAG ATCAACTACGAAGAGTTCATTATACTTCTTCTGGcaatggatcccaaactgtcaGGTCTACCGGAGGAAATAGACCCGCACGAACAGGTTAAACTATTCTTGCAAAGTGACAAGGATCACAGCGAAACAGTCACAGCTCAGGAGATCATCGACTTCTTGGATTCTGCCGGCTTGAAGCAAGCTGAGAAAGAGAAGCAG GAAATCCGTCGCTGGGTAAAGATTGTTGACAAGAACGGAGACGGAGCCGTGTGTGCCGATGAATACCTCAACCTGATGGGAAAGATTCAATATATGAAGATGCACTTTGACAAG GATGGTAGTGGCTTCATCACCCGGGATGAACTACGCCAGGCAATGCTGCAATACGAAGATTCGGCAGAAATAGAGGAGTTAGTGATGGCATGTGACACTAACGGAGATGGAAAG GTCAACTACGAGGAGTTCTTGGAGAACTTTCAGAATTAG
- the LOC136423051 gene encoding uncharacterized protein gives MAAQLTKEQRDEIKQFLLNDKDGSGTVTAQEIIDFTYSMGANLTEEQMQVYCDWVESVDSGEDGAVSVEEFLAAMERNELVDTPLDFFKTFDKDGSGFITKDEIRQGMKEMGEKLTDEGVEDIMKDCDTDGDGKINYEEFVKGFANQEEEEEEEDEE, from the exons ATGGCAGCCCAactgacaaaggaacaacgcGACGAGATTAAGCAATTCTTGCTGAATGACAAGGATGGCAGTGGCACCGTCACAGCTCAGGAGATCATAGATTTCACGTACTCTATGGGTGCCAATCTTACTGAAGAACAGATGCAG GTGTACTGTGATTGGGTAGAGTCTGTGGACAGTGGCGAAGACGGAGCCGTCAGTGTCGAGGAATTTCTCGCCGCGATGGAAAGAAACGAATTGGTTGATACACCGCTTGattttttcaagacgtttgaCAAG GATGGTAGCGGCTTCATCACCAAGGATGAAATACGCCAGGGGATGAAAGAAATGGGTGAGAAGCTGACCGACGAAGGTGTGGAGGATATAATGAAAGACTGCGACACTGATGGAGATGGCAAA ATCAACTACGAAGAGTTCGTGAAGGGCTTCGCCAatcaggaagaggaagaagaagaggaagacgaAGAGTAG
- the LOC136423053 gene encoding calmodulin-like translates to MAGTKGHTSSDQLTEEQIAEFRQVFSMFDQNGDGHITTAELGSVLRALGQNPTDAELRDMIRKVDVDGDGTTNFSEFLRLVGRKSSREKTEQELQDAFHAFDKDGSGYITQTELRHVVSSLGMELTDEELMKIMREADRDGDGQISYQEFVKTLGVK, encoded by the exons ATGGCTGGGACAAAG GGACACACGAGCAGTGACCAACTGACAGAGGAACAGATCGCTGAGTTCAGGCAGGTTTTCTCGATGTTTGACCAGAACGGTGACGGCCACATTACCACTGCTGAGCTGGGAAGTGTGCTGCGAGCTCTGGGGCAGAACCCGACAGACGCCGAGCTGCGG GACATGATAAGAAAGGTTGACGTGGATGGAGATGGAACCACCAACTTCTCGGAGTTCCTGCGCCTTGTGGGTCGGAAGAGCTCCAGAGAGAAGACAGAGCAAGAGCTTCAGGATGCGTTTCATGCATTCGACAAA GATGGCAGCGGGTACATCACCCAGACAGAGCTGCGTCACGTGGTGTCCAGCCTGGGGATGGAGTTGACGGATGAAGAGCTGATGAAGATCATGCGGGAGGCCGACAGGGATGGAGATGGTCAG ATCAGCTATCAAGAGTTTGTCAAGACGTTGGGCGTGAAATGA
- the LOC136423420 gene encoding uncharacterized protein yields the protein MAGTKGRVNADQLTEEQIAEFKEAFSLFDKNGDGVITTKELGTVMRSLGQTPTEVELTDMVNEVDTDGNGTIDFPEFLTMMAHKMKEEDSETELREAFLVFDKDGNGYISAAELRHVMTNLGEKLTDEEVDEMIREADIDGDGQINYEEFTQMMTSLFDKNGDGNITTGELGTVMRSLGQNPTEAELLDMVNEVDADGNGTIDFPEFLTMMARNKKDNNQEEELREAFKVFDKDGNGYISAAELRHVMTNLGEKLTDEEVDEMIREADVDGDGQVNYQEFVSMMTEKSMAEQMTEEQISEFREAFELFDKDGNGSIDAEELGTVMKELGQNPTKSELQDMINEVDTDGDGTIDFTEFLTMMTKKLKENCKEDELRDSFKVFDKDGNGVISAEELRQVMSSLGENLTDEEVDEMIKEADKDGDGQVNFEEFVTMMKSK from the exons ATGGCCGGGACAAAGGGAAGG GTGAACGCTGACCAACTGACAGAGGAACAGATTGCTGAGTTCAAGgaagcgttctctctatttgaCAAAAATGGTGACGGCGTCATCACTACAAAGGAACTGGGAACTGTCATGAGATCGCTGGGCCAAACCCCAACTGAAGTAGAGCTGACC GATATGGTAAACGAGGTTGACACGGACGGAAACGGAACCATAGACTTCCCAGAATTCCTCACCATGATGGCTCATAAGATGAAAGAGGAAGACAGCGAAACCGAACTGCGTGAAGCGTTTCTTGTGTTCGACAAG GATGGTAACGGCTACATCAGCGCCGCGGAGCTGCGTCACGTGATGACCAACCTGGGAGAGAAGCTGACAGATGAAGAGGTGGATGAGATGATCCGAGAGGCTGACATAGACGGAGATGGCCAG ATCAACTACGAAGAGTTCACACAGATGATGAC CTCCTTGTTCGACAAAAATGGGGACGGGAACATCACGACTGGTGAGCTGGGAACTGTCATGAGGTCGCTGGGTCAGAATCCAACTGAAGCCGAGCTTCTG GATATGGTAAACGAGGTTGACGCGGACGGAAATGGCACCATAGATTTCCCAGAATTCCTCACCATGATGGCTCGAAATAAGAAGGATAACAATCAGGAAGAGGAACTGCGGGAGGCGTTTAAAGTGTTTGACAAG GATGGCAACGGCTACATCAGCGCCGCGGAGCTGCGTCACGTGATGACCAACCTGGGAGAGAAGCTGACAGATGAAGAGGTGGATGAGATGATCCGAGAGGCTGATGTGGATGGAGATGGCCAG GTAAACTACCAAGAGTTCGTTTCGATGATGACGGAGAAAT CCATGGCAGAACAAATGACGGAGGAACAGATCAGCGAATTCAGAGAGGCTTTCGAACTGTTCGACAAAGACGGCAATGGCTCCATCGATGCGGAAGAGCTCGGAACGGTCATGAAAGAACTTGGGCAGAACCCAACTAAGTCGGAGCTACAG GACATGATTAACGAGGTGGACACGGACGGCGACGGCACCATAGATTTCACCGAGTTCCTGACGATGATGACCAAGAAATTGAAGGAGAACTGTAAAGAGGACGAACTGCGCGATTCCTTCAAAGTCTTTGACAAG GATGGGAATGGCGTCATCAGCGCCGAGGAGCTGCGTCAGGTGATGTCCAGCCTGGGAGAGAATCTTACAGATGAAGAGGTGGATGAGATGATCAAAGAGGCTGACAAAGATGGAGATGGCCAG GTGAACTTCGAAGAGTTTGTGACGATGATGAAAAGCAAATAA